From the genome of Geothrix sp. 21YS21S-4, one region includes:
- a CDS encoding tRNA modification GTPase has protein sequence MFPAPDPICAPATPLLPSAVAVVRVSGPRLGTVFAPLLRLPEPRQAALRLLRWEGFREKALVLFFPAPASYTGEDLMEFQLHGNPLLVRRFLAHLGTLGIRLAEPGEFTRRALLNGKQGLLEAEALRDLVAAETDTQIRLAQARAGAEPPWIAEARRLLAPWLARAEAAVDYGEEEGIYLNPEELAHELEPLRQRFHVEQIRVRAARHLRDGLRLALVGRPNAGKSTLFNALAEEDRAIVTDVPGTTRDVLEVRCEWRGLPLRLSDTAGLRDTEDPVERLGVARVGPVLEEADLVLHLWPAGDPEPDPTLLRTLAPFAGKVLEVRTFSDRAAAPGVTVAAPLGELDALEGALKERLLGGLDADACLGALATDRQTALLDALAAQVDLLLALEPGGPPELPASLLQGAWGLLARLTGEDRAESTLDHLFSGFCLGK, from the coding sequence GTGTTCCCGGCCCCCGATCCCATCTGCGCCCCCGCCACGCCCCTGCTACCGTCGGCGGTGGCGGTGGTGCGCGTCTCGGGACCACGCCTGGGGACTGTTTTCGCGCCGCTCCTGCGCCTGCCGGAGCCCCGGCAGGCCGCGTTGCGGCTGCTCCGCTGGGAGGGCTTCCGCGAGAAGGCGCTGGTCCTGTTCTTTCCTGCCCCCGCCAGCTACACCGGCGAGGATCTGATGGAGTTCCAGCTCCACGGGAATCCGCTGTTGGTGCGGCGGTTCCTGGCCCACCTCGGCACGCTGGGCATCCGTCTGGCGGAGCCGGGAGAGTTCACCCGCCGCGCCCTTTTGAACGGCAAGCAGGGGCTCCTGGAAGCGGAAGCTCTGCGGGACCTGGTGGCGGCGGAGACGGACACCCAGATCCGCCTCGCCCAGGCCCGGGCCGGCGCCGAACCGCCCTGGATCGCGGAAGCCCGTCGGCTGCTCGCGCCGTGGCTCGCCCGGGCGGAAGCGGCGGTGGACTATGGCGAGGAAGAGGGTATTTATCTAAATCCGGAAGAGTTGGCGCATGAATTGGAGCCGCTTCGCCAGCGGTTCCACGTGGAACAGATCCGCGTCCGCGCCGCGCGGCACCTCCGGGATGGCCTGCGCCTGGCCCTGGTCGGGCGTCCCAACGCGGGGAAGAGCACCCTGTTCAACGCCCTCGCCGAGGAGGATCGGGCCATCGTCACGGACGTGCCCGGCACGACCCGCGACGTGCTGGAGGTGCGCTGCGAATGGCGGGGCCTTCCCCTGCGGCTCTCCGACACCGCCGGCCTCCGGGACACGGAGGATCCCGTCGAGCGGCTGGGCGTGGCGCGGGTGGGACCCGTCCTCGAGGAAGCGGATCTGGTCCTCCACCTGTGGCCGGCGGGGGATCCCGAACCCGACCCCACGCTGCTTCGAACCCTGGCGCCTTTCGCGGGAAAGGTGCTGGAAGTCCGCACCTTCTCGGATCGGGCTGCCGCCCCGGGCGTGACGGTGGCGGCGCCGCTCGGCGAGCTGGACGCGCTGGAAGGGGCCTTGAAGGAGCGCCTCCTCGGGGGCCTGGACGCGGACGCCTGCCTCGGCGCTTTGGCGACGGACCGGCAGACGGCCCTCCTGGATGCCCTGGCCGCCCAAGTGGACCTTCTCCTGGCATTGGAGCCGGGGGGCCCGCCGGAATTGCCGGCTTCCCTCCTCCAGGGCGCGTGGGGCCTCCTCGCGCGCCTCACGGGGGAGGACCGGGCGGAAAGCACGCTGGACCACCTGTTCAGCGGATTCTGCCTGGGGAAGTAG